A single genomic interval of Vibrio maritimus harbors:
- a CDS encoding PhnA domain-containing protein: MSIEATMLERCENKCELCAAETALTPFAVAPHTQITVDHAIMLCDTCTSQIENPETMDVNHWRCLNDSMWSQVAPVQVMAWRQLKRLSAEGWAQDLVDMMYMDEEVAKWAELGLDENIEKPRDVNGVELKKGDDVTVIKDLPIKGSSQVIKQGTVIRGISVNPDDPKHVQGRANGQAMYVIAEYCRKK; the protein is encoded by the coding sequence ATGTCTATTGAAGCAACCATGCTTGAACGCTGCGAAAATAAATGTGAACTTTGTGCTGCTGAAACTGCTCTCACGCCATTCGCTGTTGCCCCTCATACACAAATCACGGTTGATCACGCGATCATGCTTTGCGACACATGCACAAGCCAAATCGAAAACCCAGAGACGATGGATGTAAACCACTGGCGTTGTCTAAACGACAGCATGTGGAGTCAAGTAGCGCCTGTTCAAGTGATGGCTTGGCGTCAACTTAAGCGTCTATCTGCAGAGGGTTGGGCTCAAGACCTCGTCGATATGATGTATATGGACGAAGAAGTGGCGAAATGGGCAGAGCTTGGTCTAGACGAAAATATCGAAAAACCTCGTGATGTAAACGGTGTAGAACTTAAGAAAGGTGACGACGTAACTGTTATCAAAGACCTTCCAATCAAGGGGTCTTCACAAGTGATCAAGCAAGGTACTGTTATTCGTGGTATCAGCGTAAACCCTGACGATCCGAAGCACGTTCAAGGTCGCGCCAACGGTCAAGCAATGTATGTCATTGCGGAATACTGCCGTAAGAAATAA